The Pseudodesulfovibrio sp. S3 genome window below encodes:
- a CDS encoding phage regulatory CII family protein has translation MFEKNLTKKMQDVVLEGRIPAKEVSRVIKKPYSTLLRELNPFDSHAKLGAETMFEIVKVTHNVAILEFMARELGYTLMPLDGVKSIRRRETAKPMTEREATM, from the coding sequence ATGTTCGAGAAGAATCTGACCAAGAAAATGCAGGACGTTGTCCTGGAGGGACGCATCCCGGCCAAGGAAGTTTCCCGAGTGATCAAGAAGCCGTATTCGACACTGCTTCGTGAGCTCAATCCGTTCGATTCGCACGCCAAACTCGGCGCCGAAACCATGTTCGAGATCGTCAAGGTGACGCACAACGTCGCCATCCTCGAATTCATGGCCCGCGAACTCGGATACACGCTCATGCCACTGGACGGCGTGAAGTCGATCAGACGCAGAGAAACGGCCAAACCAATGACGGAGCGGGAAGCGACCATGTAG
- a CDS encoding SpoIIE family protein phosphatase, whose product MKRYPIAFKLTFFILSCAFIIVAAIVVYNYTYSRDIILRQAEDNSRMLANETVVRIDSVLSSAQKVAENIAFSLEDASLSKEEIIELNRRVLANNPDIYGMAIAFEPYFLQPNKLYFAPYYFRTGGRLGYTMLGDPGYRYFYMDWYQLPKELGRPVWTEPYFDEGGGGVLMATYSVPFYRTVENKTVFAGVVTADISLNWLQEMVRSIRLYETGYAFMLSRHGTFITHPDRRLVMNQTMFSLAEELGSERLRKLGQSMLKGESNFVSVDDIDGRDSFLFSAGLKHGGWSLGIIFPKEEMLADVYRLSKVMTIIGVMGFVILVLVTIGIARRITHPLRELSGAAREIASGNLDLMLPDIKANDEVGDLAESFRHMKTSLKDFIRDLTATTSAKERIESELRIASEIQMGILPKLFPAFPDRKEFEVFASIEPAKEVGGDLYDFFFVDDTHFCFLVGDVSGKGVPAAFFMAVTKTLLKVVSEKGLDPGEILTKVNGDLSEDNESCMFVTLFLAIIDIETGETRYANAGHNPPIYMPCGGTPEWIPPFGEPVAGIMDSMEYSTKTMTMNPGDIIFIYTDGVTEAMDPDKTLYSEDRLMKLLTGMEEPFAPKLVKEIGKSIKTFTRGAEPSDDITMLAMQFMGSCKK is encoded by the coding sequence ATGAAACGGTATCCCATCGCCTTCAAACTGACCTTCTTCATCCTGTCCTGCGCCTTCATCATCGTGGCCGCCATTGTCGTCTACAACTACACCTATTCGCGCGACATCATCCTGCGCCAGGCCGAGGACAACTCGCGCATGTTGGCCAACGAAACCGTAGTGCGCATCGATTCCGTGCTCTCCAGCGCTCAGAAGGTTGCGGAGAATATCGCCTTTTCCCTGGAAGACGCCTCCCTGTCCAAAGAGGAAATCATCGAACTGAACCGGCGAGTGCTGGCCAACAATCCCGACATCTACGGCATGGCCATCGCCTTCGAACCCTATTTTCTTCAACCGAACAAACTCTATTTCGCCCCCTACTACTTCCGCACCGGCGGGCGTCTCGGCTACACCATGCTCGGTGACCCCGGCTATCGGTACTTCTACATGGACTGGTACCAGCTCCCCAAGGAACTGGGACGGCCTGTGTGGACCGAGCCATACTTCGACGAGGGGGGCGGCGGCGTGCTCATGGCGACCTACTCGGTCCCATTCTATCGGACCGTGGAAAACAAAACCGTGTTCGCCGGGGTCGTGACGGCAGACATCTCCCTGAACTGGCTGCAGGAGATGGTGCGCAGCATCCGCCTCTACGAAACCGGGTACGCCTTCATGCTCTCTCGCCACGGCACGTTCATCACCCACCCCGACCGGAGACTGGTCATGAACCAGACCATGTTCTCCCTGGCTGAGGAGCTTGGCTCCGAAAGACTCAGAAAACTGGGCCAATCCATGCTCAAAGGGGAATCCAATTTTGTCTCAGTGGACGACATCGACGGCAGGGACAGCTTTCTCTTCAGCGCGGGGCTCAAGCATGGCGGCTGGTCACTGGGCATCATCTTCCCCAAGGAGGAGATGCTGGCCGATGTGTACCGGCTTTCAAAAGTCATGACCATCATCGGGGTCATGGGCTTTGTCATCCTGGTCCTGGTCACCATAGGCATAGCCCGGCGCATCACACACCCCCTGCGCGAACTGTCCGGTGCAGCCCGGGAAATCGCGTCCGGCAACCTGGATCTCATGCTGCCGGACATCAAAGCCAATGACGAGGTGGGCGACCTGGCCGAATCATTCCGGCACATGAAAACGTCCCTCAAGGACTTCATCAGGGATCTCACCGCCACCACCTCGGCCAAGGAACGCATCGAGTCGGAACTGCGCATCGCCAGCGAGATTCAGATGGGCATCCTGCCCAAACTGTTCCCGGCTTTCCCGGACCGCAAGGAATTCGAAGTCTTTGCCTCCATCGAACCGGCCAAGGAAGTGGGCGGCGACCTCTATGACTTCTTTTTCGTGGACGACACCCACTTCTGTTTTCTGGTGGGCGACGTATCCGGCAAGGGCGTACCCGCGGCCTTTTTCATGGCCGTGACCAAGACCCTGCTCAAGGTCGTGTCCGAAAAAGGGCTTGATCCTGGCGAGATACTGACCAAGGTAAATGGCGACCTGTCCGAAGACAACGAGTCCTGCATGTTCGTCACCCTGTTCCTGGCCATCATCGACATCGAGACCGGCGAGACCCGCTATGCCAATGCGGGCCACAACCCGCCCATCTACATGCCCTGCGGCGGCACCCCTGAATGGATTCCCCCGTTCGGAGAACCCGTGGCCGGCATCATGGACTCCATGGAATATTCCACAAAGACCATGACCATGAATCCCGGTGACATCATCTTCATTTACACGGACGGCGTCACCGAAGCCATGGACCCGGACAAGACCCTCTATTCCGAGGATCGGCTCATGAAATTGCTGACCGGGATGGAAGAGCCCTTTGCCCCCAAGCTGGTCAAGGAGATAGGCAAATCCATCAAGACCTTTACCCGGGGAGCAGAACCGTCGGACGACATTACCATGCTCGCCATGCAGTTCATGGGGTCATGCAAGAAATGA
- a CDS encoding ABC transporter substrate-binding protein, protein MRTSNSQISLLGTVALLLLLLPAPASALEPASIILQWLPQAQFAGFFVAKDKGFYEEEGIDLTILSGGPDVLASDYLDTGKADFATLFLSTGLKRRETMPIVNIGQFVQRSALMLITKKSAKINSFKDLDGKKVGLWANEFQIQAIALFRQNDIRVTVVPQSNSLDLFMRGGVQAASGMWYNEYHTLLTYGLDESDLHPLFFNEAGLNFPEDGIYCLEKTATERKELCLKLVRATIRGWQYAFAHTEEALDIVLHRMREAKVSVNRVHQRWMLKRMEDIIMSDENATMGVLRKDDFERVQQVLLNTEFMDTPVDYADFYRGME, encoded by the coding sequence ATGCGCACATCCAATTCACAGATATCTCTTCTGGGCACCGTCGCGCTGCTGCTGCTCCTGCTGCCAGCACCCGCCAGTGCGCTGGAACCAGCCTCCATCATCCTGCAATGGCTGCCCCAGGCCCAATTCGCAGGATTTTTCGTGGCCAAGGACAAAGGCTTTTACGAGGAGGAGGGCATTGACCTTACCATCCTTTCCGGCGGCCCCGACGTCCTGGCCAGCGACTACCTGGATACGGGCAAAGCTGATTTTGCCACCCTGTTCCTGTCCACGGGACTCAAACGGCGGGAAACGATGCCCATCGTCAACATCGGGCAATTCGTGCAACGTTCGGCCCTGATGCTGATCACCAAGAAGTCCGCGAAGATCAATTCTTTCAAAGATCTGGACGGGAAAAAGGTCGGACTTTGGGCCAACGAATTTCAAATCCAGGCCATCGCCCTGTTCCGGCAAAACGATATCAGGGTCACGGTGGTTCCGCAGTCAAACTCCCTGGATCTGTTCATGCGCGGCGGCGTGCAGGCGGCCTCGGGCATGTGGTACAACGAATACCACACCCTGCTGACCTACGGTCTGGACGAATCCGATCTGCACCCCCTGTTTTTCAACGAAGCCGGTCTCAATTTCCCGGAAGACGGCATCTACTGCCTGGAAAAAACCGCCACCGAACGAAAAGAGCTGTGCCTCAAACTGGTCCGGGCCACCATCCGCGGTTGGCAATACGCCTTTGCCCACACGGAAGAAGCCCTGGATATCGTCCTGCACCGCATGCGGGAAGCCAAGGTTTCGGTGAACAGGGTGCACCAACGCTGGATGCTCAAGAGGATGGAGGACATCATCATGTCCGACGAGAACGCCACCATGGGCGTCCTGCGTAAAGACGACTTCGAACGGGTCCAGCAGGTACTTCTGAATACCGAGTTCATGGACACCCCCGTGGACTATGCCGATTTCTACAGGGGGATGGAATAA
- a CDS encoding rhodanese-like domain-containing protein, translated as MIPTKAQPLFIALITAASLLLAATGRAQEDYPLRPYYPEVPYMTTDRLMNEYDSTIVVDIRSRFEYEVARINKAILLPLTGKDFAQRLEEIRPKQSEQSLIFYCNGHSCAKSYQAAQLSLSMGFENVFVYDGGIFDWIMAAPDKATLMGSTPARADRVISKEALNRRMMTYEQFENEARKPNTIVIDIRDPFQRDLTPRIDGIRNIPLDPLLELVTSRIWTEKRLLFFDAVGKQVRWLQYFLESFDYFDYAFLDGGIRSIADSASKLKPVIESDRSVVSSQAMLLKLTADQRLNNSDRKVISYLLANIKFNNYVVIDMERLSLETGINDSLLLSSMKKLTSFGYATHSVIQGMLIVQVDPRLAWKGDNDSALWEEKVHEFETSILK; from the coding sequence ATGATCCCAACCAAAGCCCAGCCTCTTTTTATCGCGCTCATCACTGCGGCCTCGCTCCTGCTGGCCGCAACCGGTCGGGCACAGGAGGACTACCCCCTGCGCCCCTACTATCCCGAGGTCCCCTACATGACTACGGATCGGTTGATGAACGAGTACGACAGCACCATCGTCGTGGATATCCGGTCCCGCTTCGAATACGAAGTGGCCCGCATCAACAAGGCGATCCTGCTGCCGCTGACCGGCAAGGATTTTGCCCAGCGGCTGGAAGAAATTCGCCCCAAGCAGTCCGAGCAGTCCCTTATTTTCTATTGCAACGGCCATTCATGCGCCAAGAGCTACCAGGCAGCCCAGTTGTCCCTGTCCATGGGATTCGAAAACGTCTTCGTCTATGACGGCGGCATATTCGACTGGATCATGGCCGCCCCGGACAAGGCCACGCTCATGGGCTCCACCCCGGCAAGAGCGGACCGGGTCATCTCCAAGGAAGCCTTGAATCGGCGCATGATGACGTATGAGCAATTCGAAAACGAAGCCAGGAAACCAAACACCATAGTCATCGACATCCGAGACCCCTTCCAACGGGATTTGACCCCGAGAATCGACGGCATTCGCAACATCCCCCTGGACCCGCTCCTTGAACTGGTCACCTCCCGGATCTGGACCGAAAAACGGCTCCTGTTCTTTGATGCGGTGGGCAAACAGGTCCGCTGGCTGCAATATTTTCTCGAATCCTTCGACTATTTCGACTACGCCTTTCTGGACGGCGGCATCCGATCCATTGCCGACAGCGCATCCAAACTCAAGCCGGTCATAGAATCCGACCGGTCCGTGGTCAGCAGCCAGGCAATGCTCCTCAAACTCACCGCCGACCAGAGGCTGAACAATTCCGACCGCAAGGTGATCAGCTACCTGCTGGCCAACATCAAATTCAACAACTATGTGGTCATCGACATGGAACGATTAAGCCTGGAAACGGGCATCAACGATTCCCTGCTCCTCAGTTCCATGAAGAAACTGACCTCCTTCGGCTACGCCACGCACTCGGTCATACAGGGAATGCTCATTGTCCAGGTGGACCCGCGCCTGGCCTGGAAGGGCGACAATGACAGCGCCCTGTGGGAAGAGAAAGTCCATGAATTCGAAACCTCCATACTGAAATAG
- a CDS encoding alpha/beta fold hydrolase encodes MADMNLVWCHGSLSQPWGAKSLALAATAKGLALDMTAPDFQDLENPDQRVERLTALLEKDGRPTILAGSSMGGYVAAAAARTTNVAGLFLLAPAFYLPGYAIHVFTNLPRHVTLVHGWSDDVVPVDNSIRFARSHSADLHIFDDGHRLEGSGHKLCILFGQLLTIITKMETA; translated from the coding sequence ATGGCTGATATGAATCTTGTATGGTGCCACGGCTCCTTAAGCCAACCATGGGGGGCCAAAAGCCTTGCCTTGGCAGCCACGGCCAAGGGTCTGGCCCTGGACATGACCGCCCCGGATTTTCAGGATTTGGAAAACCCCGACCAGCGGGTTGAACGGCTGACCGCCCTGCTCGAAAAAGACGGTAGACCGACCATTCTCGCAGGTTCGAGCATGGGCGGATACGTGGCCGCCGCTGCCGCCAGAACAACGAATGTCGCGGGCCTCTTCCTCCTTGCTCCTGCTTTCTATCTCCCCGGATATGCCATACATGTCTTCACGAACCTGCCGCGTCACGTCACACTTGTTCACGGCTGGTCCGACGATGTGGTCCCGGTGGACAATTCGATACGGTTCGCCCGTTCGCACTCGGCCGATCTGCACATCTTTGACGACGGCCACCGGCTCGAAGGTTCAGGACACAAACTGTGCATCCTTTTCGGACAACTTCTAACGATCATCACAAAAATGGAAACGGCATGA
- a CDS encoding ATP-binding protein translates to MTHQSSMKSPRADSLSRRAKFIQLVFITVIVSCFSCALILFNAYRLHVQLAERAENISHLARTSLASAVWQVDHASASDFIDAVLQDDAVVFAQVVTGREIMASKTRPQYVGLNFADFKNDNGFLTKSVEIRKYGDWIGSFNLAISTEGYFQEIGIYIGATVALALLLTLALTMTAVRFTKKHFLVPLITLEESASAIADGDLDAFIDTSAPNELGNLARTIDDMRESVRHLINDLQEANTKLQNHQNLLESRVRDRTEELKRKNASLNEALGEIHTAKMAAEVANLAKSSFLASMSHEIRTPMNAILGMADILWETELTDDQAKYVDVFKTAGESLLEILDDILDLSKIEAGHLELENTWFFLSEVLDKTCGVIQTKADQKGLHISCSLAPDIPDRLEGDPNRLRQILINLLGNAVKFTDQGSVNLNVERTPDSGSDTLLHFSIADTGVGVSSDKLASIFDAFTQADSSTTRQFGGTGLGLAISKELVHMMGGRIWAESTPGKGSTFHFTVRLTASAAESPVKTGAAVGGDEPPLPAINILMLEDSKYNAFVTETYLKSTPCRMTVVENGQAGLDAFKQGGWDLVLMDIQMPVMDGFEATKAIREWERDNGLPPVPIVAMTAYALNEDAQRCLEAGADLHLPKPIKKSALFDTIRQLTGAQAIQPDKGERHG, encoded by the coding sequence ATGACCCATCAATCCAGCATGAAATCCCCCAGGGCAGACTCCCTGAGCCGACGAGCCAAATTCATCCAGCTGGTTTTCATCACTGTTATTGTCTCTTGTTTCTCCTGCGCCCTCATTCTCTTCAATGCCTACAGGTTGCATGTCCAGCTTGCCGAACGGGCCGAAAACATCTCCCATTTGGCTCGGACCAGCCTGGCGAGCGCCGTCTGGCAGGTGGACCACGCCTCGGCCAGCGACTTCATTGACGCCGTGCTTCAGGACGATGCCGTGGTTTTTGCGCAGGTTGTCACCGGCCGGGAAATCATGGCCTCCAAGACACGCCCTCAGTATGTGGGCCTGAATTTTGCTGACTTCAAAAATGACAACGGATTCCTGACCAAATCCGTGGAAATCAGGAAATACGGTGACTGGATCGGCTCCTTCAATCTGGCTATTTCGACCGAAGGGTATTTTCAGGAAATTGGGATATACATCGGAGCCACTGTCGCACTGGCCCTACTGCTCACCCTGGCACTGACCATGACTGCGGTCCGATTCACCAAAAAACACTTCCTTGTTCCATTGATCACCTTGGAAGAATCGGCCTCCGCCATCGCTGATGGCGACCTGGACGCCTTCATCGACACCTCAGCACCCAACGAACTCGGCAACCTGGCCAGGACCATCGACGACATGCGGGAATCGGTCCGGCATCTCATCAACGATTTGCAGGAGGCCAACACCAAACTGCAAAACCACCAGAATCTCCTCGAAAGCAGGGTCAGGGACCGAACCGAAGAACTCAAACGCAAAAACGCCTCTCTGAACGAAGCTCTCGGAGAGATCCACACCGCAAAAATGGCGGCAGAGGTCGCAAACCTCGCCAAGAGCAGCTTTCTGGCGAGCATGAGTCATGAAATCAGGACGCCCATGAACGCCATTCTGGGCATGGCCGACATCCTCTGGGAAACCGAACTGACCGATGACCAGGCCAAATATGTCGATGTCTTCAAGACCGCAGGGGAGAGCCTGCTTGAGATACTCGACGACATCCTGGACCTGTCCAAGATCGAAGCCGGTCATCTGGAACTGGAAAACACCTGGTTCTTCCTCAGCGAGGTTCTGGACAAGACCTGCGGAGTCATCCAGACCAAAGCGGACCAAAAGGGGTTGCATATATCCTGCTCCCTGGCGCCGGACATCCCGGACCGACTGGAGGGTGACCCCAACCGCCTCAGGCAGATCCTCATCAACCTGCTCGGCAACGCCGTCAAGTTCACCGACCAAGGGTCCGTAAACTTGAATGTTGAACGCACTCCCGACTCCGGCAGCGACACCCTGCTTCACTTTTCCATTGCCGACACAGGCGTCGGCGTTTCCAGCGACAAACTCGCTTCCATCTTCGACGCCTTCACCCAGGCGGACAGTTCCACCACACGGCAATTCGGCGGGACCGGCCTCGGACTGGCCATCAGCAAGGAGCTGGTTCACATGATGGGCGGACGCATCTGGGCCGAAAGCACGCCCGGCAAGGGAAGCACCTTTCATTTCACGGTCCGCCTGACGGCCTCGGCAGCCGAGTCGCCCGTGAAAACCGGAGCAGCAGTCGGGGGGGATGAACCGCCTCTCCCGGCGATCAACATCCTCATGCTGGAGGATTCAAAATATAACGCCTTCGTGACCGAGACCTACCTCAAGTCCACTCCCTGCCGGATGACAGTGGTGGAAAACGGCCAGGCGGGGCTGGACGCCTTCAAGCAGGGAGGATGGGACCTGGTCCTCATGGACATCCAGATGCCTGTGATGGACGGTTTTGAAGCCACGAAAGCCATCCGGGAATGGGAGCGGGACAACGGGCTGCCCCCTGTCCCCATCGTGGCCATGACCGCATACGCCTTGAACGAGGATGCCCAACGATGCCTGGAAGCAGGTGCGGATCTCCACCTGCCCAAGCCGATCAAGAAAAGTGCGTTGTTCGACACCATCCGCCAACTCACCGGGGCACAAGCGATCCAACCGGACAAGGGAGAGCGGCATGGCTGA
- a CDS encoding phage regulatory CII family protein, translated as MFEKNVTKVVQDCILDSGIQAKIVAQKINKPYSTLMREINPFDISAKLGAETLLEIMKVTHDIRPLQYMASEMGFSLDTGNA; from the coding sequence ATGTTTGAAAAGAACGTGACCAAAGTTGTACAGGACTGCATTCTCGACAGTGGCATCCAGGCCAAGATCGTGGCCCAGAAAATCAACAAGCCCTATTCGACTCTGATGCGCGAAATCAATCCCTTCGACATCAGCGCCAAACTGGGAGCCGAAACACTCCTGGAAATCATGAAAGTGACCCATGATATCCGTCCGTTGCAGTACATGGCATCCGAAATGGGTTTCTCCCTGGACACCGGAAACGCTTGA
- a CDS encoding TetR/AcrR family transcriptional regulator, giving the protein MTKKEAILRAAQEAFGQLGFTSATVKDVAGRADVSFGLVSHYFGSKHDLFLAAGFDMADRLVAQLTAATSEATSGIEAIRCYMTAYFDFTEEHRNRFPILLRCSPFSHMEPGVDAAKVATKFIVFIDELKRCVALGIEDGTIRPLPLKETALIIYGNIVGSVRTSLLTPYKTGNIFAETINHVERSLTNSLPQVG; this is encoded by the coding sequence ATGACAAAGAAAGAAGCCATACTCAGAGCCGCCCAGGAGGCCTTCGGCCAGCTGGGGTTTACCTCCGCCACGGTCAAGGACGTGGCCGGGCGGGCCGATGTCTCTTTCGGTCTGGTTTCGCATTATTTCGGCAGCAAACACGACCTGTTTCTTGCCGCTGGATTCGATATGGCAGACCGCCTCGTGGCCCAGCTCACCGCAGCCACTTCCGAGGCCACCAGCGGCATTGAAGCCATCAGATGCTACATGACCGCCTATTTCGACTTTACCGAAGAACACAGGAACCGGTTTCCGATCCTGCTTCGCTGCTCTCCCTTCAGCCACATGGAACCTGGCGTCGACGCCGCAAAGGTGGCCACCAAGTTCATTGTCTTCATAGATGAGTTGAAACGCTGCGTTGCTCTTGGCATTGAAGACGGAACGATCCGCCCCCTTCCTCTGAAAGAAACCGCGTTGATCATTTACGGCAACATTGTCGGTTCCGTCCGAACCAGTCTCCTGACACCGTACAAGACCGGAAACATTTTCGCCGAGACCATCAACCATGTTGAGCGCAGCCTGACAAACAGCCTCCCCCAGGTTGGCTGA
- a CDS encoding glutamine--tRNA ligase/YqeY domain fusion protein, producing MSNNPEAPEKGKDFIRQIVEKDIEADTYNGRVHTRFPPEPNGYLHIGHAKSICLNFGVARDYGGKCNLRFDDTNPVKEDVEYVDSIREDVTWLGFEWDNNFYASDYFEKLYYIAELFIKMGKAYVDHQSAEDIRENRGTLKEPGKNSPYRDRTVDENLTLFRAMRAGELKDGECILRGKIDMAAANVMLRDPALYRIKHATHHRTGDAWCIYPMYDFTHGLSDAIEGITHSVCTMEFENNRPLYDWCVDTLMAGLKQPELFGDNAAIYNELAALPGFTNRPRQYEFARLNITGTVLSKRKLIQLVQEGHVLGWDDPRMPTISGFRRRGFTPESIRDFCDRIGVAKADSTVEYALLEYCLRQDLNDRATRYMGVMDPVKLVIENYPEDQVDEFEMALHPEEDSYGKRMVPFTRELWIERADFMENPPKKFHRLFPDNEVRLRGAYYILCTGYDTDADGKVTEIRATYDPETKGGWLEGGRKVKGTLHWVSASLGVRAEVRNYSNLFTTDNPNVTEEGKTFIDYVDRNSLEVLTECWVEPAVAQMEPGVNFQFERTGYYCSDSKDHKPGEKPVFNRTATLRDSWAKIQKQTGK from the coding sequence ATGAGCAACAACCCCGAGGCCCCGGAAAAGGGCAAGGATTTCATCCGGCAGATCGTCGAAAAAGACATTGAAGCCGACACATACAATGGCCGCGTCCACACCCGGTTCCCGCCCGAGCCGAACGGTTACCTGCACATCGGCCACGCCAAATCCATCTGCCTGAACTTCGGCGTTGCCCGCGACTACGGCGGCAAGTGCAACCTGCGCTTCGACGACACCAACCCGGTCAAGGAAGACGTGGAATACGTGGACTCCATCCGCGAAGACGTCACATGGCTGGGCTTCGAGTGGGACAACAACTTCTACGCTTCGGACTATTTTGAAAAACTCTATTACATAGCCGAGCTCTTCATCAAGATGGGCAAGGCCTATGTGGACCACCAGTCCGCCGAAGACATCCGCGAAAACCGCGGGACCCTCAAGGAGCCGGGAAAGAATTCCCCTTACCGGGACCGGACCGTGGATGAAAACCTCACCCTGTTCCGCGCCATGCGGGCGGGCGAGTTGAAAGACGGAGAGTGCATCCTGCGCGGCAAGATCGACATGGCCGCGGCCAATGTCATGCTGCGCGACCCGGCCCTTTACCGCATCAAGCACGCCACCCACCACCGGACCGGCGATGCATGGTGCATCTATCCCATGTATGATTTCACCCATGGGCTGTCCGACGCCATCGAAGGCATCACCCACTCCGTCTGCACCATGGAATTCGAAAACAACCGCCCCTTGTACGACTGGTGCGTGGACACCCTCATGGCGGGTTTGAAGCAGCCCGAACTCTTCGGCGACAACGCAGCCATATATAATGAATTGGCCGCCCTGCCCGGTTTCACCAACCGCCCGAGGCAGTATGAATTCGCCCGGCTGAACATTACCGGCACCGTGCTTTCCAAGCGCAAGCTCATCCAGCTGGTCCAGGAAGGCCATGTCCTGGGATGGGACGACCCGCGCATGCCCACCATTTCCGGCTTCCGCAGACGCGGCTTCACGCCCGAATCCATCCGCGACTTCTGCGACCGCATCGGCGTGGCCAAGGCCGACTCCACCGTGGAATACGCCCTGCTCGAATATTGCCTGCGCCAGGATCTCAATGATCGGGCAACGCGCTATATGGGCGTCATGGACCCGGTCAAGCTGGTCATCGAGAACTATCCCGAAGACCAGGTGGACGAATTCGAGATGGCCCTGCACCCCGAAGAAGACTCCTATGGCAAACGCATGGTCCCGTTCACCCGCGAACTGTGGATCGAACGCGCGGACTTCATGGAGAACCCGCCCAAGAAATTCCATCGCCTGTTCCCGGACAACGAAGTCCGCCTGCGCGGCGCGTACTACATCCTGTGCACCGGCTACGACACCGATGCCGACGGGAAAGTCACCGAGATCCGCGCCACCTATGATCCCGAGACCAAGGGCGGCTGGCTTGAGGGCGGCCGCAAGGTCAAAGGCACCCTGCATTGGGTCTCGGCCTCGCTCGGCGTCAGGGCCGAAGTGCGCAACTACTCGAACCTGTTCACCACGGACAACCCCAACGTGACGGAAGAAGGCAAGACCTTTATCGACTACGTAGACCGCAATTCCCTGGAAGTCCTGACCGAATGCTGGGTGGAACCAGCCGTCGCGCAAATGGAACCGGGCGTGAACTTCCAGTTCGAACGCACCGGCTACTACTGCTCCGACTCCAAGGACCACAAGCCGGGCGAAAAACCTGTCTTCAACCGGACCGCTACCCTGCGGGACAGTTGGGCCAAAATCCAGAAACAGACGGGAAAATAG